Proteins co-encoded in one Kribbella qitaiheensis genomic window:
- a CDS encoding RNA polymerase sigma factor produces the protein MSLLGHLRGGQERRTDQPAAGHLGGRGRAGTPDGQTGEQAAQIVLDFQLPRVLPCWLVGTALAVSAAVMQGVIRKPLTLRVVAGLSSEEIARAFLVPVPTVQARITRAKKTIAAAGVPFELPPAGERRERLGGVLSVLYVIFTEGSTATSGDRLLRPDVAYEAIRPARTLAALQPDEPEVHGLLALCELTVARFPARTGQDGAPVLLQDQDRQRWDFSAIQRGLAALAKASPRGLGPYGLQAAIAAVHASAPSVEATDWDQIVVLYEALGRVAPSPVVELNRAVAVAMASGPAQALAIVDELIALDRLPGSHLVPTVRGELLARLGRRPEARAELELAARLCANHRERSVLLRKAAALS, from the coding sequence GTGTCCCTCCTCGGACACCTACGGGGCGGGCAGGAGCGGCGCACTGACCAGCCGGCAGCGGGTCACCTGGGTGGCCGCGGCCGGGCCGGCACTCCTGACGGGCAGACCGGTGAGCAGGCCGCGCAGATCGTGCTCGACTTCCAACTGCCACGCGTGCTGCCGTGCTGGCTGGTCGGTACTGCGCTCGCCGTCTCCGCGGCCGTGATGCAGGGCGTGATCCGCAAACCGCTGACCCTGCGCGTGGTCGCCGGCCTGTCCAGCGAGGAGATCGCCCGTGCGTTCCTCGTCCCCGTGCCGACCGTGCAGGCCCGCATCACCCGGGCCAAGAAGACGATCGCGGCAGCCGGCGTGCCGTTCGAGCTACCGCCGGCCGGCGAGCGCCGGGAGCGACTGGGCGGCGTACTCAGCGTCCTCTACGTGATCTTCACCGAAGGGTCGACGGCCACGTCTGGCGACCGGCTGCTGCGCCCCGACGTCGCGTACGAGGCGATCCGGCCGGCCCGCACGCTGGCCGCGCTGCAACCCGACGAACCCGAGGTGCACGGCCTGCTCGCGTTGTGCGAGCTGACTGTCGCCCGGTTCCCGGCCCGGACAGGCCAGGACGGTGCGCCGGTCCTGCTCCAGGACCAGGACCGGCAGCGGTGGGACTTCTCGGCGATCCAGCGTGGGCTGGCCGCGCTGGCCAAGGCATCGCCCCGCGGCCTCGGCCCGTACGGACTGCAGGCCGCGATCGCCGCCGTCCACGCGTCGGCGCCCTCCGTCGAGGCGACCGACTGGGACCAGATCGTGGTGCTCTACGAGGCGCTCGGCCGGGTCGCGCCCTCGCCGGTGGTCGAGCTCAACCGGGCCGTCGCCGTGGCGATGGCCTCGGGCCCGGCGCAAGCCCTGGCCATCGTGGACGAGCTGATCGCCCTGGACCGGCTCCCCGGTTCGCATCTGGTTCCGACCGTACGCGGTGAACTGCTGGCCCGGCTCGGCCGGCGACCGGAAGCGCGTGCCGAGCTGGAACTGGCGGCCCGGCTGTGCGCGAACCACCGCGAACGCTCAGTCCTGCTACGCAAGGCCGCCGCACTGAGCTGA